In the Cellvibrio sp. KY-GH-1 genome, TTTGCTGGTATGCACTACCCCATTTACGACAAGCCCCGCTGGAAATAGCGCAGGCATTGGTTAAACAGGATTTTTTAAATTTATGTAATAGCGCAGCAACAGAGTGTAGGAAGTGCAAATGAAGGTGTCGTCCCACTATAGGGATGACAATAAAGTGACTATCAAAAAGCCGATTGCGAACGGCAAAAACAGATCCAGCGCACAAAACTTATCGCTGTTACAACCAAAATCAATCACTTAGGCAGCACGCCGGGCAACAATTCAAACGGGTGCCAGTTGCCATTTACGGTGAAGTGGCACCTTCCATCCCAGCTAGTTTTTAATCTGACCACATCCCGCCAACGCCATTTTCAGCTGTCATAAAAGCTCAATACTTTCGTGATTTTATTAAGGAAGCTTGATTGAAAAGAAAACGGCGGAGACACCATCATGCAAGCAACAGTCTTTGCTCAGGAGACCTGGGCACCAGAGAATATCGGTGTGGTAATTACCACTTACAACCAACCCGAATGGCTGGAAAAAGTACTACTGGGTTATGAGGCGCAAACATTTTCTGACTTCCGCATTCTCATCGCTGACGACGGTTCCGGCGAGGCGACTCGCTCAATCATTGAAACGGCAAAGCGACGCGGCAAGCTGAACATCGAGCATGTGTGGCACGCAGACCAGGGTTTTCGGAAATGTCAGATTCTCAATAAAGTTATTTTCCAAACCGATTGCGATTATTTGATTTTTACCGATGGCGATTGCATCCCCGAGCCAGAGTTTGTTGCGCAGCACCGGCAGCTGGCGCAGCCAGGGTACTTTCTTTCTGGTGGCTACGTAAAATTAACCATGCCAGTTTCCAAAACCATTAATGCCCAGGACATTTCTGCAGGCAACCCATTCTCCATTAATTGGCTCACCCGCAACGGCCAACCCAGAAGCCATAAATTATGGAAACTGGTTAAGCCACAGTGGCTAAAAATTCTACTCAATGAAATCACCCCCACCAAAGCCACCTGGAACGGTATGAACAGCTCAACCTGGACCGAGGCAATTCGCGCCTGCAACGGCTTTAATGAAGATATGCAATACGGCGGACTGGACCGAGAACTGGGTGAGCGCTTGTACAATGCAGGATTAAAAGGCAAGCAGGTGCGCTACAGTATTAGCTGCCTGCACCTGGACCATCCACGTGCGTATGACAACCCGCAAACCTGGGCAAAGAACTACGCGATTCGCGCCGAGGTAAAGCGCTTGGGTCTTTATTGGACACCCAATGGAATTAGCAAAACCTCACTCCCTGTGGAAGCATTTGCAATCAACCCACCAAGCACAAAACCCCGTCAGATAAGCATCCAAAAACCGGCGCCAGCAATCAGCTAACGCCAAACCCCCGACCGGCAGTAACTGCCCTGGTGGTTACTGCTAGCGATAGCGGTCTAAGTTGTAATGCGCATAGAGCGCGCGCCACTGTTCGGTATTACCTTCACGTCGCACGTTAGTGCGTTTCAATGAATCCCGTTGGGTTCCCCAGATAGGAACGGGTTTAAGCCCCGGCGACGAGGCGCGGCGCACGTGGGTACCGCGCATTAATGACATCGCCTTGAACCACAAATCATCGGCTCGTGGCGTTAGCGTCAGAAAAAGCTCTTGCTGTTGCACATCCTCATGCAATGCGCCCGGAGGATAGAGCACTCCCCCATAGCCAATCGACATCAGCCAGGGATCCGTCAAGTCACGCCCCTGCTCCACTGGCCACTCGTTATAGGGCTTGGGAGTCCCACAACGTTCAAATTCAATTTTGCGGCACTCGTTGGCAATGATGGCACCCGGATAGCGCAGGTGATCCTCATATAGCCGACCTAGCCATTCGGGGCGATACATAAGGTCGTCATCGCAGGTCACAATGACCTGTTTAGGGTACTGCGCGAGCGCATGAATTAACTTGCGATGAGGGCAATGAAGATCCACATAGGCGATTGTAAAAATCTCCCCCTGCAATGACGCGAGCGCTGGCGGGATTTGGGTACGCAGTTCTTCGTGTAACCAAAGCACTATTTTCTGGGCCGCCACATCCTGAGCTAGCAGGCTGCGAACTGTCAGCGCGACCGCCTTTAACCGCGACGGAATGGAAGTCAGCGAAACAATCACCGGAAGCGCTTGCTCTTTGCGGTTGTTCAAGGCCCTACTATCCAATCCTTTCAAACGACGCGTCATCAGCAACGACGCCGGCAGTTGTTTTAATTTCATTAGTTGCCACCCGCAGGTTATCCAAGGCACCAGGGCCATTTCCCGCCAACCTACAAGCCACATATTTCATTTAGATGACAATCTCCTCATCGTTAGAAGTTTATATATTAGAAATTATTAAATTAGATATTGCTAATTTAATAATTTCTAATATACTGATTTCAACAACCAACGCTTACGCGAGACAGTTTATGGAGACAACCAACCTGGCCGCCATGCAGACACATGCACAGGCCGCCGCCAATCTGCTTAAGGCACTGGCTAACGAAAACCGTCTGATGATTCTGTGCACCCTGATTAATGGCGAGCTTTCCGTCGGTGAACTCAATATCCGCGTGCCACTCAGTCAGTCGGCTCTTTCGCAGCATCTCGCCAGCCTGCGCGAAGCTGGATTGGTCGCGACGCGTAAGGAGGCCCAGACGGTTTACTACTCATTGCTGGGCGATGAGGCGCAAAAAATTATCGCGGTACTGCAATCCATCTACTGCCCTGCCGAATAAATTGATCCGCAAATCGAACTCACAACACCGAGGTTTTTATGAGCCACAAACACATCAACCCCCAGGATTTAATGGCTAACAAATCGGCCGACACCTGCATACTGGATGTGCGCACGGCGGCAGAAATTAAAGCGGCCCATATGCCGGATAGCCTGCATATTCCGCTGCATGAATTAACACCGGAACGTTTGCAAAGCGAGATCGCCAAACGCGGCAAAAACGGCAGCTGTGTGTATTTGCTCTGCCAGGGCGGCAAACGCGCACAGATGGCCGCCGAGCAATTGCAGGGCAAAATTAATGCAGAATTGATTGTGATCGAAGGCGGCATTAACGCAGTGAAAGCGGCAAATATCCCACTTAACGAAGGCAAGGGGGTGATGTCGCTGGAGCGACAAGTGCGCATAGCCGCGGGCTTTTTGGTGCTGATCGGGGTAATTCTCGGTTTTCAGGTGAACACCAACTTTTTCCTGCTCTCCGGCTTTGTCGGCGGAGGGCTGATGTTCGCGGGGATTACTGATACTTGCATGATGGGCATGCTAATCGCCCGTATGCCCTGGAATCGTTAACGCCGTTCAACTCACCACGAAAATACGACAGAGAGGACCACCTCATGTTGCTGTTGATCGGCTTGATTATAGGGCTGGTGCTCGGTTTGACCGGAGCAGGCGGCTCGGTATTTGCAGTTCCACTGTTGTTAATGGCGGGCATGACATTAGGGGAAGCCACCGGTATTTCGCTTGCGGCAGTAGCAGCGACCACCCTCTTTGCCAGCGTTCGCAATAGTCTTGGCGGCAAATCAATTTTATGGATGCCGGGTGCCATTTTGGCGCTGGCGGGTGCGTTAACTGCTCCGCTCGGCCAATGGCTGGCCCTGCAATTACCGGCCGATATAGTGCTTATCGGTTTTTGTGTGCTGGCAGTGGTTATCGCCCTGCGCATGTGGCGCAGCGCGGCGCGCGACCCCGAATCCACCAACTGGGTGCGTGCCAGTAATTTTGCCCAGACACCCGCACCGGAAATGACCTGTGCCTTCAGCCAGTCCGGACAGTTTGAATTGCGCCCCCGCTGTGTCAGCGGCCTTCTGATCGGTGGATTGGGAGTTGGCTTGTTATCTGGTTTATTTGGTGTTGGCGGTGGCTTTTTGATTGTGCCGCTGTTGTTGGCACTCAGTGCCATCAGCATGGCACAGGCGGTCGGTACCTCCCTTATGATCATTGCGGTTGTCAGCAGCACCGGATTTATCAGCCACTTTATCATCCATCGCCCGAACGATTTTTCAACCCTGGCATTGATTATTGGCGGCGGCCTATTGGGTATGTTAGTCGGCCAAAAAATTAGCCGTAAAGTCGCGAATGCCCTGCTGCAAAAAAGCTTTGCAGTTAGCCTGATTCTTGTTTGTGTAATTACCCTTGCGAGGCACTACCTATGATTTTTCGTCAATTATTTGAACGTGAATCCTCTACGTACACCTATTTAATAGCCTGCGAGGAAACCCGCGCAGCGGCACTTATCGATACCGTCAAAGCTGAGGTTCCCAAGTATTTACAGCTAGTGCGTGAGCTGGATTTAACCCTGACATATGCGCTGGATACTCACACTCATGCCGATCACATAACCGGTGCAGGCGAATTGCGCAACATAACCGGCTGCAAAACACTGCTAGGGGAAGAAGCCCACTCCGCCTGCGTATCCGTGGGGATTAAAGATGGTGACCTGATTCAAGTCGGCAAGCTGCAACTCAAGGCAATTTACACCCCGGGGCATACTGACGATTCCTACAGCTATTTGTTGGAAACTGGGGGGCAAGCCTATGTTTTTACCGGCGATACCCTGCTGATTCGGGGCACAGGTCGCACTGACTTTCAGAATGGCAGCGCCGAAGCCCAGCACCACAGTTTGTTTTCCAAACTCTTGACCCTGCCCGAGCAAACCTGGGTTTACCCCGGCCACGACTACAAAGGCTGGCAAGTAAGCACCATTGGCGAGGAAAAACAACACAACCCGCGTCTGCAGCTGAAAGAGCTCAGCGCCTATGTCGATTTTATGCACAACCTGAAACTGCCGAATCCAGCGCTGATGGATGTCGCGGTGCCGGCCAACCGCGCATGCGGACAAGCGTAATTCTGTTTTTTTCCCCCACGCCAACCCTCCCGGCTGCGCGCCCCGCTTAAGGGGGAGGGAGTAAAGCCCCTCCCCCTGACAAAGTGAAGGCTGGGAGGGGGTATTTCTCCATTCGCTACATCTCTATTGATTTGTTAGAATCGCGACCTCAAAAAATTCCGCAGAGAACACACCCATGCTGATCCAAGCTCCTATCTCCCTCGGCGAACTGATCGATAAAATCACCATCCTGGAAATCAAAGCCGTGCATATCGGTGATGAAGCCAAACTCAAAAATGTTACCCACGAACTGACCATACTTGATAACAAAGTCAATGAGCTGCTGGATGCCGCAGGTCAAGCCAAGTTGGCACCACTCAAAAAATCGCTGAAAGATATCAACCAGGAATTATGGGTGATTGAAGACGACATCCGCGATTGTGAACGCGATAAAGACTTCAGCGATAAATTTATTCAGTTAGCACGCGCGGTATATTTCACCAACGATAAACGCGCGGCAGTGAAAAAAGATATCAACCTCGCCTTTGGCTCGGAATTGATCGAAGAAAAGTCGTACAAGAATTATCAATAGTCCCCGCCAACGCTGATATTTTTACCACCGTTTTATTGAAGAACTCGCCCATGCGCATACTGCTGATCAAAATGTCCTCCATGGGCGATATTTTCCACACCTTTCCTGCAATCAGCGATATTAAGAAACACTTCCCTCATGCAGAAATAGACTGGGTAGTAGAAGACAGTTTTAAAGAAATTGTGGCTTGGCACCCGGCCATCAACAACGTTATCCCTATTCACTTGCGCCGTTGGGCAAAAAGCCGCACGCGCGCTGACTGGCGGGAATTCATCGCCTGGCGCCGCGAACTGAGCAACAGAACTTATGACCTGATTCTGGATGTACAAGGATTACTAAAAAGTGCCGCCGTTGCACGCAGCGCAAAAGGTAAAAGTATCAGCGGCTACGACAGGCAATCAGCACGCGAACCAGTAAGCCACTGGTTTTACCAGAAAACTTTTGCTGTCGCTAAAGAGCAACATGCGGTGGAACGCACCCGCGAGTTGGCAGGCAAAGCCTTGGGCTACACACCGAGCCAAAAGCTAAATTTTGGCATCAACCAAAACTTCACGCACATTCAAAAAAATCCACGCAAGCTGGTTTTTATTATTGGAACAAGTTGGGTTACCAAACTCTGGGCAGCCAGCGAATGGAAAGCACTAACACAAATTGCCATTAATGCCGGTTACCAGGTAGAAATTATTTGGGGTAGCGCGGAGGAACAAGCCATCGCCGACAGCATTATAGCCAGCTGCCCCGAGGCCTCACGCCCGGAGCAACGACTATCCATCACCACTATTGCAGAAAAATTAGTAGAAGCGGTTGGAGTAATCGGATTGGATACAGGATTTTCCCATCTCGCAGGCGCATTGGAAACGCCCACCATTGCACTCTATGGTGCAACATCACCCACAAAAGTGGGCCTGATTGGCGAACACACCTGTAATTTGCAAATGCCAGAACTTTTGGACTGTATGCCTTGCCACAAGCGCCATTGCAAATGGCTCCCCGAACACAGCATAGACACTCCCCAGTGTATGACCAGCATCAACGCCAACTTGGTATGGGCGAAGCTACAACAAAAAATTCAGCAAGATTAATTTTTTATATACACCGTTTTTTAGGCATCATCGATTTATTTAAAAGGACCTTCCTACTATGTCATTAGCTTTTTATGAAGCTAGCGCACATCCTTATCAGGGGCGTCGGTGGCTGGCTCCCTTTACCAGCATCAATGCACTGCTTATGGCCTTCATCAGCCTCTGGCACAGCCAATGGCCAGATACGATAGGTGCCCAGTTTTATTTAGTTGCCGGAATGATATTTCATTTTTCTGTCATCGCGTTTGCAATCACGCTTTGCGTACTAACAATCAGTTTAGCATTGCGTCTGGAAAAACACCGTTTGAGTTTGGCAATTGTTTTATTTGCGGCAGCGCAGTTGATCGTTATCGCCAATGTAAAAGTTTTTAATCTCTACCACTTTCACCTTAATGGTATGGTGATTAATCTTTTATTTAGCGGTGCGCTGTTGGAAAATCTCGCTTTCTCATGGATTATGTGGCTGTCCATTGCCGCAATTCTGCTTGGAGCGCTGTTTGGCCAACGCCTATTACTTGCGCTCAGTCATAAAATTTCCACTAGACACAAGCTCAGCAATCGCCACCATTTCGGATTTTTCTTCTGTGGCTATCTCTTTTTGCAATTGTTAAGCGGCTGCGCCGACGCGTTCGGCTGGAATACCATTACCACCCAAAATCGCTATATTCCCTGGATGCCCACCACTACCATGCGCTCCTCGCTGGAAAAAATGGGTTTTGACGTTAAACAGCAACCAGGAAATCTACTACCCGATTCAAAAGACGGCCTAAACTACCCCATCGCTCCTCTGCAATGTACACCGCAACATAAACTGAATGTGCTAATGCTGGTAGTTGATTCGCTGCGCTTTGACCAACTCAACGCTGAAGTTATGCCGAACAGCTTCCGCCTGAAAGAACAGGCGATATCGTTTGAAAACCATTTCAGCACTAGCAATGCCACACGCTACGGCTTATTCAGCATGCTTTATGGAATCTCCGGCAACTACTGGAAGCCCATGCTGGCAGCCGAGCGCGGCACCGTGTTGTTTGACGTAACTCAACAGCTCGATTACCAGCATTTTATTTACGGAAGTAGCACGCTCACATTTCCTGAATTTGATCGTACTATTTTTTCTGCGCTACGCGACCAAATTCGTTCTGGAAATTACAAAAATAGTGCTGAAAACGACATAGATATCACTCGGCGCTTTATTGACAATTTAAAAAGCCTGCCCACCCACAAACTCTTTTTCGGTTTTTTATTTTTTGATGCCCCTCATGGTTTTGGCATCCCAAAAGACTACCCTCGCCGATTCGAACCAATGCTGGAAACCGTTAATTATCTGAGCCTGGATAACAATTACGATCCGGTACCGTTTCTCAATTTATATAAGACGACAGCACATTTCGTCGACGGTTTAATCCAACAAGTGCTGGACGAACTTGCCGCGCAACAACGCTTGCAAAACACCCTGGTGATAATTACCAGCGACCACGGCCAGGAATTTAATGAAACCCATAAAAATTTCTGGGGTCACAATGGCAATTTCAGCCAGTGGCAAACCAAAGTACCATTGCTACTGTTGTGGCCAGGCAAACCCTCCATGGCCGTCAGCCGGCTGACCAGCCATGAGGATTTACTCCCCACCTTGCTGAGCGAGGTATTTGCCTGCACCAATCCCATCCGCGATTACTCCACCGGAGAGTTATTGTTGTCTTCCAACAACGATAGCAAGTCTTCCGATGCACGCGGATTGCTCATGGAGACTTGGACAGACAGAGCAATCCTGTATGATAACCACCTTTATCTGATTGACCCTTTGGGCGATATTGATGTGGTGGATCAAAACTACGACCCAGTCGATAACCACGAGTTACCGCCGGATGTCCTTACCCATGCAATTGAACAGATGTCGCGCTTTCTGAAGAGCAAATAATCGCGCAAGGGCACAACGGAAAATCGTTTGGAACACCTATGAGTAAACACTATTTATTTTACGGTTCAGAGCGCTACACTCAGGCAATCATGCGACCGATAGATGCAGCGATAAAAGCACGCGGCGGTAAAGTCGGCTGGTTTTTTAACGGCCCAGGTGCCGAGGACTTGCATGAAGGCGACCAGTTACTGACCAGCGTTGATGAAGTCATGCGCTGGAATCCGATTGCGGTGATTACTCCCAACAATATGGTTCCGCATTTTTTTCCCGGTGTTAAGGTGCAAACCTTCCACGGATTTGATGCTGGCAAACCCCGGCATATTTATATTCGCGGCTTTTTTGATCTCTACTGCACTACCGGCCCCGCCGACACTCGTCAATTTGAAGCACTGGCCGATAAGCTGGGGCATTTCAGCGTGGTAGAAACTGGCTGGCCCAAGCTGGACTATTTCTTCACGCAACAACCCGCGCAAATACCGCCAGTGCAACTACCACCCAGAGTGCTCTATCACTCTACATTTTCACCCTCCTGGAGCGCGGCCGAAATTCTTTATCCGGAAGTAAAACGGCTGAGCCAAACTGGCGAGTGGAAGTGGGTAGTTACCCTGCACCCCAAAATGAATCCAGATACCCGTGCAAAATTCAAAGCACTGGAAAATGAACACCTGGTCTTTTCCGATGCAGACAATATTCTGGAACTCTTTGCCGATGCGGACATGATGTGCTCAGACACTTCATCAGCGTTGAGCGAATTTTTATTAACCCGCAAACCAGTCGTCACCTTTAAAAATCGCCGACCTGGCCCGCAACTCATCGACATCGATAAAGTAGAAGATTTTGAACCTGCGATTCGTAAAGCTTTGTCTCGCCCCGCGGGCTTGATGGACGCCATTGCACAATTTGGAGCAGAAATT is a window encoding:
- a CDS encoding metalloregulator ArsR/SmtB family transcription factor is translated as METTNLAAMQTHAQAAANLLKALANENRLMILCTLINGELSVGELNIRVPLSQSALSQHLASLREAGLVATRKEAQTVYYSLLGDEAQKIIAVLQSIYCPAE
- a CDS encoding rhodanese-like domain-containing protein translates to MSHKHINPQDLMANKSADTCILDVRTAAEIKAAHMPDSLHIPLHELTPERLQSEIAKRGKNGSCVYLLCQGGKRAQMAAEQLQGKINAELIVIEGGINAVKAANIPLNEGKGVMSLERQVRIAAGFLVLIGVILGFQVNTNFFLLSGFVGGGLMFAGITDTCMMGMLIARMPWNR
- a CDS encoding sulfatase-like hydrolase/transferase; this encodes MSLAFYEASAHPYQGRRWLAPFTSINALLMAFISLWHSQWPDTIGAQFYLVAGMIFHFSVIAFAITLCVLTISLALRLEKHRLSLAIVLFAAAQLIVIANVKVFNLYHFHLNGMVINLLFSGALLENLAFSWIMWLSIAAILLGALFGQRLLLALSHKISTRHKLSNRHHFGFFFCGYLFLQLLSGCADAFGWNTITTQNRYIPWMPTTTMRSSLEKMGFDVKQQPGNLLPDSKDGLNYPIAPLQCTPQHKLNVLMLVVDSLRFDQLNAEVMPNSFRLKEQAISFENHFSTSNATRYGLFSMLYGISGNYWKPMLAAERGTVLFDVTQQLDYQHFIYGSSTLTFPEFDRTIFSALRDQIRSGNYKNSAENDIDITRRFIDNLKSLPTHKLFFGFLFFDAPHGFGIPKDYPRRFEPMLETVNYLSLDNNYDPVPFLNLYKTTAHFVDGLIQQVLDELAAQQRLQNTLVIITSDHGQEFNETHKNFWGHNGNFSQWQTKVPLLLLWPGKPSMAVSRLTSHEDLLPTLLSEVFACTNPIRDYSTGELLLSSNNDSKSSDARGLLMETWTDRAILYDNHLYLIDPLGDIDVVDQNYDPVDNHELPPDVLTHAIEQMSRFLKSK
- a CDS encoding CDP-glycerol glycerophosphotransferase family protein, translated to MSKHYLFYGSERYTQAIMRPIDAAIKARGGKVGWFFNGPGAEDLHEGDQLLTSVDEVMRWNPIAVITPNNMVPHFFPGVKVQTFHGFDAGKPRHIYIRGFFDLYCTTGPADTRQFEALADKLGHFSVVETGWPKLDYFFTQQPAQIPPVQLPPRVLYHSTFSPSWSAAEILYPEVKRLSQTGEWKWVVTLHPKMNPDTRAKFKALENEHLVFSDADNILELFADADMMCSDTSSALSEFLLTRKPVVTFKNRRPGPQLIDIDKVEDFEPAIRKALSRPAGLMDAIAQFGAEIHPARDGKSAERILDAIDNFINKGGRNKKSKPWNLLRKFKLRRQMDYWRS
- a CDS encoding MBL fold metallo-hydrolase — encoded protein: MIFRQLFERESSTYTYLIACEETRAAALIDTVKAEVPKYLQLVRELDLTLTYALDTHTHADHITGAGELRNITGCKTLLGEEAHSACVSVGIKDGDLIQVGKLQLKAIYTPGHTDDSYSYLLETGGQAYVFTGDTLLIRGTGRTDFQNGSAEAQHHSLFSKLLTLPEQTWVYPGHDYKGWQVSTIGEEKQHNPRLQLKELSAYVDFMHNLKLPNPALMDVAVPANRACGQA
- a CDS encoding glycosyltransferase family 2 protein; its protein translation is MKLKQLPASLLMTRRLKGLDSRALNNRKEQALPVIVSLTSIPSRLKAVALTVRSLLAQDVAAQKIVLWLHEELRTQIPPALASLQGEIFTIAYVDLHCPHRKLIHALAQYPKQVIVTCDDDLMYRPEWLGRLYEDHLRYPGAIIANECRKIEFERCGTPKPYNEWPVEQGRDLTDPWLMSIGYGGVLYPPGALHEDVQQQELFLTLTPRADDLWFKAMSLMRGTHVRRASSPGLKPVPIWGTQRDSLKRTNVRREGNTEQWRALYAHYNLDRYR
- the waaC gene encoding lipopolysaccharide heptosyltransferase I, with the translated sequence MRILLIKMSSMGDIFHTFPAISDIKKHFPHAEIDWVVEDSFKEIVAWHPAINNVIPIHLRRWAKSRTRADWREFIAWRRELSNRTYDLILDVQGLLKSAAVARSAKGKSISGYDRQSAREPVSHWFYQKTFAVAKEQHAVERTRELAGKALGYTPSQKLNFGINQNFTHIQKNPRKLVFIIGTSWVTKLWAASEWKALTQIAINAGYQVEIIWGSAEEQAIADSIIASCPEASRPEQRLSITTIAEKLVEAVGVIGLDTGFSHLAGALETPTIALYGATSPTKVGLIGEHTCNLQMPELLDCMPCHKRHCKWLPEHSIDTPQCMTSINANLVWAKLQQKIQQD
- a CDS encoding glycosyltransferase family 2 protein, encoding MQATVFAQETWAPENIGVVITTYNQPEWLEKVLLGYEAQTFSDFRILIADDGSGEATRSIIETAKRRGKLNIEHVWHADQGFRKCQILNKVIFQTDCDYLIFTDGDCIPEPEFVAQHRQLAQPGYFLSGGYVKLTMPVSKTINAQDISAGNPFSINWLTRNGQPRSHKLWKLVKPQWLKILLNEITPTKATWNGMNSSTWTEAIRACNGFNEDMQYGGLDRELGERLYNAGLKGKQVRYSISCLHLDHPRAYDNPQTWAKNYAIRAEVKRLGLYWTPNGISKTSLPVEAFAINPPSTKPRQISIQKPAPAIS
- a CDS encoding DUF6165 family protein, with protein sequence MLIQAPISLGELIDKITILEIKAVHIGDEAKLKNVTHELTILDNKVNELLDAAGQAKLAPLKKSLKDINQELWVIEDDIRDCERDKDFSDKFIQLARAVYFTNDKRAAVKKDINLAFGSELIEEKSYKNYQ
- a CDS encoding sulfite exporter TauE/SafE family protein, producing MLLLIGLIIGLVLGLTGAGGSVFAVPLLLMAGMTLGEATGISLAAVAATTLFASVRNSLGGKSILWMPGAILALAGALTAPLGQWLALQLPADIVLIGFCVLAVVIALRMWRSAARDPESTNWVRASNFAQTPAPEMTCAFSQSGQFELRPRCVSGLLIGGLGVGLLSGLFGVGGGFLIVPLLLALSAISMAQAVGTSLMIIAVVSSTGFISHFIIHRPNDFSTLALIIGGGLLGMLVGQKISRKVANALLQKSFAVSLILVCVITLARHYL